A segment of the Lolium perenne isolate Kyuss_39 chromosome 3, Kyuss_2.0, whole genome shotgun sequence genome:
tgaagtctaaatgttagtagtgaactatggttgagtaatattcaatggtatgatatttaagttgtggtgttattcttctagtggtgtcatgtgaacgtcgactacatgacacttcaccatttatgggcctaggggaatgcatcttgtactcgtttgccaattgcggggttgccggagtgacagaaacctaaacccccgttggtatatcgatgcaggagggatagcaggatctcagagtttaaggctgtggttagatttattcttaattactttcttgtagttgcggatgcttgcaaggggtataatcacaagtatgtattagtcctaggaagggcggtacattagcataggttcacccacacaacacttatcataacaatgaagattatttagccgtatgtagcgaaagcactagactaaaatcccgtgtgtcctcgagaacgtttggtcattataagtaaacaaaccggcttgtcctttgtgctaaaaaggattgggccactcgctgcaattgttactctcgcactttacttactcgtactttattcaactgttacatcaaaaccccctgaatacttgtctgtgagcatttacagtgaatccttcatcaaaactgctcgtcaacaccttctgctcctcgttgggatcgacattcttacttatcgaaaatactacgatacaccccctatacttgtgggtcatcagcagcCATCCGGGCAacttgccctcgctctccgagtccGACGGCAACGTGTAGTCGCTCATGGCGTCTCGCTAGCCGGtgttgaagaagaagatgaagaagaaaaagCAGGCGGTTcagcgctccattccggcggttggcgGGTTGATCAGCGCGGTTGCCACTCCGGCTGTTGATATTGGTGCGCTTGCTGTGCTTTAATTCGAGACCGATCGAGCTAGGGTCACATGCCTGTgggggaagcgagcggacgctcGGCGCAACCAGCTAGAGACGCAAACGTGCTGTATATTTCCGCCGTGtttgcgtcgcggcggacgcCCCGAACATGatgtgtcgccccgctggagctggGTGCAGAcgtgcgaccgtttgcgtcgtccCGCTCGCTCGAGATGCCTTACTCGAACCCAACTTGCTGACGGGTCCGTAGAAGCTACTCTTGTCTTTCTTTCTTCCGGGTATGTTTCCAAATTTCTTTATGGCACCAGAGGACACGGAGTGCTCTGTCAGATTATGCTGAAGAGAGTACAACATGTATTCGTATGAGATTTGAGAAACAAAACTAAGGACATAACAAACCTTAAAAAAACTAAACCCAATTGAGGTTTCTTAACAACACCGCTGAAAATGAAGCATCTAATTAACTTCGTCGGTGAAGAGGTTTGAGACAGATGTGGCAGGAGATGCATGACCATCAGGCAGCACTCGGAGGTTCAAGAAAAGACTGCACCAGGACATGTTTTTGCCGTCATGCACTACAGAGATGAAACATCGATCCAGCACCACCACCCTCATCCTGATTGCGATTGACTAACTTGCAGCCAACATGGCGGATCCACCGACGAACACGCCAATCCAACAGAATGAGCGCACAAACATGCCACTAGATGCTTAGGTGTCTAGGTGCAAACATAGGTTCCAAATGCCATTTAATTGTACTTGTGTCGCTAATAATCCCCCTGACGGTCTGTAGCTAATTGGAAACACGTAAGGGCCCAACACTTAAACGATATTTGATGAAACTAGCCTGGTGATGTAAGTTGTTCTTAACCTTTTGCAATCTTGAGTGATATTTGATCATCTTCTTGTAAATTGCCGCTACGCCATCTATCTTCGGGGCTTGATCAAAGATTCGGTTGGGCTAGATAACCTAGATTTCTAACAATAGCCGGCTCACACCATTGAGAGTAGTGCCTCAAAATGTTCGACTGGTCAACGCCAAACCGAAATGTTTTTGCTTCGCTCACCTTGCTTGTCTCTTGGGAAATAGCGGAACGCGAGGGTGTTCACCACAAGCATGCCCCTCAAATGATCATCCTCGGTAATATACAACAAAAAAAGAAGCTCTCCTTTGAGTGGTTATGTGAGAAAAAAAGTTGAGCAAAATAATACTAATACCGGGAGAGTAGTTGCTGGTTGTATCTTATTATTATCTTTCGGTCAAGCtcttccttaattaataaaattaGGCAAAGGTTTTGTCCTTCTAAAAAAAACCTTTGCAATCTCTAGTGCATTACTTATAAAATGTACATATTTCTAGAGAAATTCAATGATACTTCAAAGGTCAACAGTATATGTAGTTCAATCAAATAGTGCAAGCCTCTTATTGCAATAGTTGACTTTCAAATTATACTACACCTTCGCTGGCTGTTGGCTTGCACATCTGTACACTAGCTACCTTATCTGATGTGAGCAAGAATCGTTTCCTTGTTCAGATTGAGTGCTATTTAAATTCCGCATCTCATAAAGAAAAAATGGCAGGAGGTGTCTCTTACATATATGATCTTGATAATTTGCCTTTATCGGTCAAAGGTATTTGTTTCCTTAATGCCATTTGTAATATAAATCATCTGACACATAGGCCGGTAGACAGGCAGCTTGCAATATTCAAGCCAGTGTTCCAAACATTCAGCCAAAAACCGACAACTTTATTAACGAACTATGGAAACGTTGTCGATCTATGGACTAAACCGTAGTTCGTGGTTTGCCTTTTTTCAATCAAAAGTCGGGATCGGAATTCCTTCCTATCCTGCCTATCGATACGTGGATCACACCCACACACGCACACCCAACACTCTACTCCACTCCACTCCGGCCTAGTAGCTAGGATTAGAATTTATGTGTTGTGGACCGTCAATGGGTATGGGAGCCGCACATCAGTGTTAATAAATCCGTCTCAATTCTACTCTCACATCGAGAGCAATCTTCACGGCGGCGCCTCGGAGTTGACGACAATATGTGCTCGTCAATCCTTTAGAACGGTAGTTTGGTCTTCTCGCTGTTATTTAGATCTAGCGAGATTAATTTCTTGACGTGTTGCTGGCGTTCGTCGTTATCCACGATAGCGTTGGGGGCTGGGTCGAGATGGATGCTCTAGAGCGTGGATGTTGGCTAGGAGGTGGTGGATCTATTATTATTCCCCGACTTCATGTGCGTCTAGGCGACGTTGAAGTCGGCTCCAGGCTTAGCAAGTGCAGTAAACCATGAAGATCGTTCTGTATTCTTTTATTATTTAATGTTCTATCTGCAAAGTTTGTAGGACATAATATAACGGAAAGTATCATTTGCTcctgagcaccagtgctctcgttgttcaaataaatttaaaatcatggtttacaagttttcaaaaaatctgaaaataattctGCACATAGTTAGTGTTGTATCCCACAAGCATGTAAAATCGTGACTTGAAATTCTTTGTATtgtgggctacacaaaaatgacaaatctgATAAAATTTGGGGATTTGAAACATACTTCTACAGATctacatttttgttattttttttacAGCTCAGAATACAAAGTATTTGGAATTGATATTTTACACGTTTGTGGGATAATTCATGAACTACATCCgaatatttttttcaattttttttaagaCTCACAGATAtggttttgaattttttgaactaACCAGGACCACTGGAGCTTGGGAGCACGAAATCTGCCTTCTATAACATAACTCATCTGTCCACATTTGTTTGTTTGATTTTCTATAAACATCATTTGTTGCACTTGCTCTAAAAAAAAGCAGTCCACTCCACCAGCAGCCCCACCAAGCCCAACGGATGCCGAACTCCCGTCACCGCGGTCGGTCCACCCACGCGCAAATCCACTTCGACTCCTCACTCAGCTCACCTTTGGTTTGTTCCTTCTCGCTGATCACACAGCTTAGCCAGCTACTTCGCCACCGTCGTCACATCGTGTCCATTGCACGCGTTTCCTCCAACCACGCATCTCACCCCACTCCACCTAGCTATATATGGATCTTGCCCGCGCAACCCCGATCCCACCGCAGCCACACAGACACACACACCGAGCCATCACCAACTCTCATTCCCTCCGAGCTCCTCGATCTTGCTCTCGTCTCTTCCTTCGGCATGGGGAACTTCGCGTCCTGCACTCTCGCCAGGATCCCCGGGGCGGCCAAGGGCGCCAGGGTCGTGCTCCCGGACGGTGGGGTGAGGCTGGTCAGGCCACCGGCGACCGCGGCGGAGCTGATGCTCGAGGCGCCCGGCCACTTCCTGGCGGACGCGCGCGCGCTGCAGGCGGGGCGGCGGATCGCGGCGCTCGCCGCGGACGAGGACCTCGAGCAAGGCGCCGTCTACGCCGCCTTCCCCATGAAGCGGCTCGGCTCCAAGGCTGCGCCCGCCGACCTTGCGCGCCTAGCCGCCGTTTTCACCAAGGAGGCACATGCGCGGAGGCCCGCTTCGGCCAAGGTGGCCGCCATCGCCGTCGTGGCGCCGGCCGAGGTGGCTTCCGTTACTGCGGCCGAGGATGACGCCCTGGTCAGGGCGCCGCGGCTGGACGAGATGTCCGTGGACGACGATGCCGCCGCTGCAGAGATCGGAGAGCTCAAGCAGCGGATAAGCTGCGGTCGCTTGTCCAGGCGGCGGCCGACGTTGGAGACCATACCTGAGGAGAGCTACGCGCTAGCAGTATGCTAATGCTACAGCtcaatttagctagccacgtccgtAACAAAATGAGAGGATGGCAAAGGCCTTCTCTTGTATTCTTTTATTTCCAATTTTTGACCCTGTGTAAAATTTTCTGCCTCTTTTTCATGTATTTTTGAGCGACGAAAAGGCATTTGAACAAAAACAAGGGTGGACAAGTGATTAATGAATCAATGAGAACAAATTTCACTTACGTACGCATGCATCCTCAATATGTAGtgaacttgtttttttttttctgcTTTTGATAAACATCAACTTGAAATTCTCTCTTATCATGACTCAACAAGGACAGACCATTCTTTCATCGGTCAAGTATTCATACTTTCTTACTGTATCGCGTCAAAGATTCATATGTGTATAGGTTCACACACATTTATCTTCCATTATTCCTTTGGGaacgaaaaaataatatttatTGCATTTTCCGTACTTCATTAAAAGGAAAGTTGGTTATTGCATGTTTGTCTTTGAAGACATGGAATACATTACGCGGTGTTTCATTAAGAAAGGAGAAAAAAACAGTTCCATACAACATGGAATGAATTGACCgcaacaaaaaaaaaagacatCGACGTGGCTGGTTCAGAGCTAGGGGTCTTCCTAAGTATTCACGTGAATACTAATGATTTTGGCAAAATGTCGATgattttggcaaaatgaatacGAATTTGCAAATTCGTAGCGCCACCTCTATGACATGGTTAGCAAGAAATTTTGATTAGCAAGTGTTGGCAAACTCTACAAAGTCATCACTCTCTCTCTCACAATGTGTATGCTCGTCATAAAACttttattccaaattattattattatgacTCAACACCTATGACCGATCCTTCTCGTGTCAATGATCCACACTTCTTTTCTGGGTCATGTCAAAGATTTATATTTATAGGTTCACGTGTATATATCTTTCAGTAATCCTTTGGAAAGAAATAGTTATTGCATTTCCCCCAACTTGCTATTACATGTCtatttttgaaaacatgaaatacAATTTGTTTCACTAATAAAGAAGGAAGAAAGGTTTGATATAGCATGGAATGCATCACCCCTACAAACAAAAAGGAAATAAAAAATAACAGTACCACAGAGAGCTGGAAGTTTCGATTACCTAATGTTGCCAAATCAACAAAGTCACCACTCACTGAATGTATAAGCTCGGCAGGAACCTTTTCTTCAAAATTTCATTACATTTCCATTCAAAACGGACATTTTCAAGCTTAAATTTATCTTCTAATATTACATCAAAAAGGAAATATAGTTACTGCAACTTTATAAAATAGTCAAATTGGTTATTGCATGTTTGTCCTTGAAGACATGAATGCATAACGCGGTGTTTCactaagagagaaagaaaaaagtTATGACCCAACACGGAGTGCATTGGTCCTAACACAAAAGAAAAGGATATCATGGACACAAAGAGCTGGAAGTTTGGATTAGCCACTTGTGTTACAACTCTAataatgccataattgtcacattgAATGCATATGCTCCTCGCAAAACCTTTCTTTATATTTGGTTTCATGTATACTAAACAAACTTCTTTATAATTTTAAAAATATTGACAAAAAACCACAGAGATGCATTCTGGTATAATATTGGCCTAACAATTATACATGTGATTAATGAATGAAAGGAATTGAACTATTTCCATTTACCCATCATAAGAAAATACCTATATTTTCCGATTTTGATCAATTCCAACATGAAGTTTTTCTTCTATTATGACATTGTTACATACATGTGTCACACTCTACTTATGTTATCTCGTGACTTAATTGATAGGATACTTGATTATATTTTTTTTATTTGAAAAGTTGTGCATCATGCCTTTTAGTTTAAAACCCAGAATATACATTTTTCCAGTTAATACCTCATAATTTTACATTTTTGCACGAATAAACCTATTAAGGGGCTTTCCAAACCCCGGCTAGTGAATGATTTTTCAGACATTACCCCCATTGTAAGATTATGGGAGCGGTGCTACCGGTCGCTGGGTACATGTGGCATGACACCTCACTGTTTGTATCCCTGTCTTTTCGCTCCCAAACTGTTTGCATCCACTAACCCAGAACGTCCCAGGCAAATGGGTGCAACTTAGTTTGTGTTGGTCTATGCCATGGGAGGGAAACTGGGTTGGTCGCGAAAAAATCTCTGAGTCGTGCAGCTTCGTTTGGGGTGGTCTAGGTCATGAGATTTGATCTGGTCGTGAAAAAAAAAATGTCAGATGAGGAACCACCATGCAGCAAGCAACGTGTAACTGACAACCGGGACCTACCTAGGAGACCACTCAAAAAACATAGAATGGGTAATTGGCAGTACTTACATGAAATGGGGGTAATCAAATGAAAATCTACtaattagttttattttgtaAAAAGTGAAAGTTGGGGGTGTGTGTCTGGGAGGGATGGGGCATAATTAAACTAAAACCCCCTCTACACTATGGGATATTACGGTCCACTACAAATATTGAAGAAGACTTATTAAATGTAAATTATGTAGTGAAAACACTGTAATAAAATGAGGGGTGGCAAAGGACCCCTCTTCTATTCTTTTTTGGTTCTCCGTTTTTTGACTTTGTGTGGAATTTTCTTCCACTTTTTCCATGTATGTTTTTGCGATGAAAGGGCATTTGAACAAAAACAAGGGTGGAACTAATGATCAAGGAATCGAACAAATTTTACTTGCGCATGCATACTCATGTGTTAATGTAGCGACTTGGAAATTTTCTCTTATTGTGTCTCAACACCAGCAAACCAATCATTGTCGTCTCAACAATTCATACTTAGTATATAGGTTCTCAAGCATTTGTTTTATATTATTCCTTCGATAAAGAAAAAGGTAGTTATTGCATTTCCAATTTCATGAAAAGAAAACTAATTTATTGCATGTTTGTCTATGAAGACATGGAATACGTTTGCAATGTTTCATTTACAAAGAAAGGAAAAGCTTTGATACAACATGGAATGCATCGACCCAACAAAAAAGCAAGATAGCTAGAAGTTTTGATTAACCAATGCTATCAAAATTTACGAAGGCATCACTCTCTCATTAAATGTATGGAATTGTCATATATTTTCTGCCAAATTGTTATTATGACTCAACACCAAAGAACCATCCCTTCTTGTGTGAATGATTCATAATTCTTTTGTGGCAACGTGCTAAACATTTGTATGTGCATAGGTTCACGAGCATTTCTCTTCTAGTGATCCCATTCAAAGAGAAGAAGTAGTACGTCATTGCATTTTTTTTGAACCTCTACAAATAGGAAAATTTGTTGATGCATTTATGTATTTGAAAACATGGAATACCTTACACATTTTTATTAAGAAAAAAGGTTCAGTAAAACATGAAATACATCGCCCCGCAGAAAAGGAAAGAAATAATAACGTCAACACAAAGATCTAGAAGTTTCGATTAGCCACTTATATAAAACTCTACAAAGGTCATCATTTTCTCACATAATGTATATGCTCCTCATTATTTTTTTCTTATGAAATCATTTCATCTCTTTAAAAAGCAAACATATTCAAGGTTTCAATAGAGATACATTGATGATGGTATGTGTTCACTCTCTAATTCTTAAAGGAATAATATCCTATTATATGTTGTAAAATGGTGTACACTTAAAGGTGCTACATTTGATTCATAACCTTATTCTCACATAATACAAGTTAATATTTGTATGTAATCTTGTCAGTTTCTCCAAGTTTGGCCTTTGCATTTTCAGAAGACCTTGTGCAAATTCACATAATTTTATAGATGTATGGGTTTAAGAAAGGTGGACACAAGTTAATATTTTCATGGGAACGATCCATATGTATATAATTTTGAGCGAATTTCTCTCACATTTATTTTGAAAATAAAGTATATCACTACCTTTGTATTTTCTTAACATTCCAAAAGGATAATTCCATTGTCAGATGTCTCTTTTTGACAATATGCAAGAGCTTTACATGTTGTTTTGTTAATAGAGAAATAAAAAAAGTTTCTATACAACGAAGAATGCATCATCCTTGGTAGAAAAATAAAACATAGCATCAACAAAGGTAGATGGAAAGTTTAAGTCAGCTACTTATTTAACACGTGCTCAAGATCATCATGTGACTTGATTGATATATAGGAAAATGACGAGCACATGGATAAGTAATATCTCACTGAATACAAAGGCTGGCCCATGGGCACGTCATGGGATGAGCAACTGATGCAGTGCCCGACTAGGACACGGAGATTCACACCAATCTGTACATACCTAGAATACGCGGGTTAGTTTATATCCGTCTAAAGACTCCACTTGCAAGCATATCTGAATACCAACACTATCCATGTGTGCATGCATATATGGGGGGGGGGGCTAGGGTGCACGCGGAAGGTACAACTCAACACAATTTGTTCAACTAAGCAGATCCAATCCCCTTGCATACATTTATATTATGTACAATAAGGGTGCAACTTGTAGTTAGTATCTTTGATACACTTGTATTTGGTTTCAAAACTCAAATGGACAACATCGGTTAAATTCTTGCATGGTTATAGTTCATCCCATGATGTATACATAGAAATGTTGTCGCACCTAATATAAATGGTTAAGTTTTCACTTTGCCTTTTCAGGGCACTTGGTGCCCAAAATTTACAGTCTTAGTTTGAAAACATGTGTTTGAACTAATTATAAATCTGACACAGAGAATCCACATTACCGTAAATTGATTAACAGAATGATGCATACTTCAATAATCAAGAAACCTCATGAATCCTTGGTATATTGGAGACTGAGTACAATGTAGAAATACATGCACACACCACACTCTCATTCGCCTACTGCCCTACTGGAGAGTAAGTTGTGGAGCTTCAAGATCTTTGAAGACATCATAGCCACCCCGTTATTATTTTGGTCTAAATTTGCATCCCACTAAAAGAACATTCCTCTTTCACGAGACACACACATATCAAACCTAAGGTTTCACCCACGATGGTTTGTGGTACAAGCCCTTTCATAACCATGGCTCTCCATAACCTCTATGTGGAAATTACTCAGGTAAGGGGAGTCTGAAAATCATCAAAGTAAAGAGGAAACATAATGATTGTTCACAAGGTAATTTTGCTTGCAAAAGGAGTATTTGTATGGAGTGCATGAATTGTGCTCCTAAGCTTCGGTGAACTTGCTACTTTAAAATTTGGAAATATTATTTCAAAGTTTCAGAAAAATCTAAAACAAGTTATGTGGATAAATGTGCATCTTCATTACATATTTGCATAGTTTTGCTAAATAACACATTGTAATTTTTGGCTACATATAAAATCACAAAACCATGACTTTGAAAAGGCCAATAATATATCTATTTTGCTTCAAGCATTTGTCCTTTTGTGGACaccccatatgaaaatatattcgaTGAAAATTGTGTTGTACATACTAGATATGTATATGTGTTTGTATATTTATTTTCATAATTTTTTTTTAAAGCTCACATGAGCTCTGGAACATAAACCACTTTTCCATTTGTAGGTGCATAGTTTGGCGATTTGATTTTGTATTTGTGTTGAGGATTTGGTTTCTTTCTGGCTAATTAGTGAAGTTCTCTTCTCTCAAGGAAACAAAAATTGGCCCATTATTCCATTTGAGAAACAACTAAAACTATCTTAATTTTGACCACCATTTTATTTCTTATCCATGGTTCGACGCTTTGGTGTCTCGTATA
Coding sequences within it:
- the LOC127324172 gene encoding uncharacterized protein, whose amino-acid sequence is MGNFASCTLARIPGAAKGARVVLPDGGVRLVRPPATAAELMLEAPGHFLADARALQAGRRIAALAADEDLEQGAVYAAFPMKRLGSKAAPADLARLAAVFTKEAHARRPASAKVAAIAVVAPAEVASVTAAEDDALVRAPRLDEMSVDDDAAAAEIGELKQRISCGRLSRRRPTLETIPEESYALAVC